The Ptychodera flava strain L36383 chromosome 14, AS_Pfla_20210202, whole genome shotgun sequence genome segment GCGTAAACAGTCTGCCAAAGTATATTGCTTCTCGACCACCGCACCATCTACGCGACAGTTTGCTGCAGTTTATTCCTTCAGTTTActgtgttttgataattatataCCAACAGACTTGGGGCGATTATGTTGGGTGGCAAACAGACACGTTTGAAACTTCTACAGTATGGCGTTTGTCAGCCCAGATTAAAACAGCCGATATGTCAGTACGAATCTGATAATCATACAGAGAAGCAGTATATCACAATTGCACTAGTTTGTTGGTCAGCGGGCATTAAATGAGAGCATGGAATGTTACGAATGTTTCTTTTCTGTAAGGAAACCTTCAACCATACCCTTGagaaatcaaggataaaatcCATGAGTTACCGAGCAAAATTTGATACTTTTGAatcaaattatccaatattCACTTGAATTCAAAACGTTTatcacccctgtgttaactctatgaggcaaaactaaatttcaaatttttacaaagatGAGCCGTTGATATCTTTATTTACTTCATGACCCCCAACCACAGGTGGTAgacataaattattataaaagcTTGAACGTCTAAATATCTGCCCCCGAGGTGTTGTTACAAATTCATAACTGACTTTGTGAAGACTTATGCCCAAAAGTTTGTGATTGTGCCAGAATCGTATGACGGTATTCGATATTTCTTGCCGATATTTAATTCGTTCTTTGGTTATTTGGTCTGTGACGGGTTGCCTTATGAGTCACATAATTTATGAAGAACCAGCTAACATAGCAAGGCGTGACCTACATAGTCTGTTGATAAGTCGCCAGTCTCCTGTGTAACCCGACTATGTACAGTCAAAGCAGATAAAAAGTCAACGCATAGGACGAATATCATTCTGAACATTGTTTCAAGTAATATACCACTGAAATATCCCAGCATCCAATCTCATATTCTTTCCTCAAAAAAACTGCAGTGGTTCATTTTGATCTGAAGAATACTTTTATTCGGAAATGGGGGCGAtattaattttatatttatcaCGCCTTTTGTGTATTTTCTTCTTTTCAGCTGGACTTCTGGGATTTCCCAAGAGACCTCATGGTGTCTCCACAACAAGCACCCGAAGTCAAGCAGCTTCTTGAAAAACACGACATTCCATACAAAGTGTGGATCCCGGACGTTCAAGAAAAGATTGACAGCGCATCAACAAGTCAAGCATCAGAAGGGTTCTACGATTCGTACAAGACCTACGATGAGGTAGATAACACATTATTTGCTTTAGATATCACAAGCAGTCTGTTCTACATTTACATCACATGAGCACCGAAAAGAATCATCAAAAATTGGCCGTCAAGATTACAGGGACTATAGAAATAACTGTTTGTGTTCCCATTTGCATTACTAGAATATACTGCATTTTATCACAATTACTTGTTTCGCGGGACAGGAAATTTAATTATGCTTTAATATATCATGTGCAGCTCATTCATTTACTGGaagcagtcgtcggaactgcgcatgtgcgactttcttgtttacaaacaatgtatttcatgcactatatttagatgcatcatgtcaatatagttgcaacatttaaattttacaacgTACATTAAGAcgaacatgttttaactttcatcaatcaccaacgtaGCATGGATACAGTACTTATATCGGTCCCTGGCGACCTTgaacgcagttccgacgaccgcttCCCTTTATATAAAAAGCGTCATTTACTTTTTATCATAGTTTTCGTCAGGTTGCTTCATAAGGAAAGACTGTACTGTGAAACATCCTTTCACTATCACAAAATAATATCGTTGGTAAGGTCTTTACCATTCAAATGTGTTAATTCTATTTCTTACCTCTACAATCACATACCACTGTAGATTAACCAATGGGTCAAAGACACAGCTGCCGCCTATTCGTCCATTGCCGAGGACTTTGTGTTTTCGGAACCATCGTACGAGGGGAGAGAGCTGCGCGCCTTAAAGGTGACAATTGTTTCACGACGTCCTTCTTTGATGCAGAATTCTTGATCACACATTCACGATTTAATGTAGGTTCATTTTCCTGTCATCTATGATGAAAGTAAGTATCGCGCTTGTCATTTTGTAATTAAGTGAAGTTCTGTTATGAGCGTTTTATGTTAGTACAAAAAAGTTCAAACCGGTGGGCATTGATCTTGCTTTCTCTCAGTCTTGCATAATTTTCCGAATGTAGTTGTTATacgaataataaaaaaatacttttttttgtGTTTGCAGATTAGCAGCGATACAAGTAAAGATAAACCAGTCATTTGGATACAGGGTGGTATTCATGCCCGTGAATGGATTTCTCCAGCTACCGTCATGTTTATAACAGATCAGGTGAGTATAGATCAAATGTGGCCTATATCTACACAGTTATACGTTAGCTTTGGTTTACAAAAGATATTTTCATCTGAATGTTCGGATCGTCATCGGCCTCTGTATAATCACGCAGAAaccatttgatgaaattttgaaacaagaacAATCCCCTACATTTAAACTACGGAGTTTATTGATAGCCGAAGCAGAAGGTCGATAGCGAACAGATGTAGCATCGCTCCGAATTCAATCGGTGTACATTTACTTGCAAAAGGTATAATTCTTGTTTCAATATATGTCTCTCATGGCCAGAGGGTATTGCTTGGCCtttgatttttatgttttatttagtGCATTTCAAATACGGTCTCATTGTTTAGCTTACGAAGTTTGAAACctcaaaaattcaatttgcatgtttaatttcCCATATACGAAAAGGGGCATCGCTTAGTTTTATTAAAGCTGTGAAATTTATTTCCAATCTTTTGGAAATAAGCTTTTATCAGATTACAGCACGGATGGCGAAGTCAATAACATCAtcgatttttatgaaattcacGTCCATCCCCTCGTCAACCCCGATGGTTATGAACATTCAAGAATTCAGGTGAGTAAAGAATGACAATGACTGTTTTATCACCCCGATACGCAATAATTAATCCAAATATGTCATACTTactcaatatgtaataacacttaacccacaATGTAATAGACTACATTATTGACCTCTAATTGTGCTGAATTAACGATCAAATAGATCGCATAATCCATTGACAATAACGTGTGAGGAATTTTTCGACACAGGAGCGAATGTGGAGGAAGACGCGATCACCGAACAAAAGCAGTCCATGTCGTGGAACAGATGGAAATAGGAACTTTGAATATGAATGGGGCGGTGAGTTTAATTTGGAATCAAAGATGAATATGGATAGGGTGGAGAGTTTGATTTTAAATCAAAGTCAAGTTTGAATTGGCCGCTGAGTTTAATTGTCAATCAAAGTTGAAGAAAAACTTAGGAAGTCATAAATGAAACTTACAAAGAAGCCAGTAAACGTGAGGCAATGACATTTCTTCGCTTTGAAGAGAGAACCTTCACTAACAAATTTTGAATCATGACTAGAATCAAAGAAAGTCCTACGTAGATAGATCTGTATGTACCATTTGAAGGTCTGATGTCACCATACTTTCTTGCTCTTTTCATTGACAAAGGGGAAGCGTGTTTCTTAAAATAGGTGTATGCAAGTGGTTTCTTGGCAGGCCGGTAGACAGACAACTTTCACGTATCAGCACCGGGGGGAGGGGACGTACATCGGTATTTAATAGCATACGTGGGTgggatattttgtatttttcttggcGTTAAACTTTGTTAGATGTGTAGCGGATAGACCAGGGTAGAATTCAGTTTTTACGTGGGCTGCATGGTTTGGGATAGGTTGAGGACAGTGATAATTGTTCCTGGATATAAACCTACTCGCAGGAGGGAGAACTTTCAAATCGTAACGGGAACACAATTTACATACAGCTTTCGTTTTCTCCACTTTGTTCAAATTGCAATACCTGAAAATATATCCTTACGAATTAAAAGACCCATAGCCATTTTTGAAAAGCGACTGATTGGTTGTCCCAGTTTTCAGAAGGTACAGACAAGCATACACCTTGTTTAATACGAAAGCACATCCTCCAAATACACTTTGACACCCCCGGTTTTTTTTAGGATGGGGCTCGAGCAGTTCGTATTGTTCCGACACATTCCGTGGTGCAACCCCAAACTCGGAATCAGAAGTTAGAGTCATCACTGATTACCTGAAGGATTTGAAGAACTCCGGCAGAGACATCGTCATTTTTATCGACGTTCACAGCTACGGCCAACTATGGTTGACTCCATATGCGTACACAAGAAACTATGTCCCATCCGAACCCGACCACACAGAACAGGTATAAAATGCTATTATATTACATCAATCGGTCAGGTGAATGAATCTTTTCTCATTGGACATGAGCTCACGCCGGCTACAGGCTGAGTAAAAGTATACCGGTCCTGAAATGGGCCTCACACCTACCATAGAAgattaatgacaaaaactgccttcaGATAATAGGAAACtcgatttttaaagaaattaaatgaTTAAATACATGGGAATAATTTAGAAGGCAACGCAAGCCCTTTAGAGATAGCTCAATTTAAAACCTTTCATTTTGGATTCTCAAACTACCACCATGAGAaccacttttaaccaaaagaAATGAATCTATGGAGATAACCCAAAACTTGAATCGTAGTTTCACTCGCTTTTAAAATAACAGAATAGATGTTGATATTTCACGATGTTGATATTTCACGAAAAGATTCCCAATTAAACTGATCTTTTCAAATGTCGTCATCTGATAATATTCTTATAGTTCCACTGACACTTTCAATAATTCCTCATGACCGAATATGGAAATGTTATGTCATTGTACGAATCACTACGCttatatttacaacactataCGTTATGTAACAATTTCCCCGTCCCTTTCAGTCTTTTAGATCATTCTCGTGTTTCTTTAGATGTAGTGCCATCTTTACCAATTATTCACTTGAACTTCATAATTCCGTACTTAGGGTAGAGGTAGCCTCGTATTTGTCCGATGGCCAGGCGATACCGCTGTACCGCAACTTGTATTTACTTTCAACTTTTTACCGAACAGATGAACATGGCAGACGCCGCCTGCGCAGCTACAGTCGACGTACATGGAAAAGAATACACTTATGGTCCATGTGGTCGTGTCCTATGTAAGCATTTTTTGATGTCTTCATTTCCTGTTGGATCGGAGTGTTCTTTAACTGAACCGCTGAACcatctctctcctctctctctctctctctctctctctctctctctctctctctctctctctctctctctctctctctctctctctctgaggcCACCATGTTGGCCTAACTCTTGTAAACAATGTTCATCAGACTGGCgtaattttgaaatctttatATGTCGAAGACTAAAATCAATTGATAAATTAACCTACAGATTTTCACGAGAAAAATTTCTCAACAGTCATTAAGATGATATTTCTGAACGCCGATGACTCTAGGGATTGGGGCTTTAACTCTGTTGAAAAGTCTACTTGATGTGATTAGTAACTTAGTAACCTCAACTTATCATAAAAATCTCCAGGTTTCGAAGAAACTAATTTAATTTTTAGGGGATGATCTACGGACTAACATGCATATCCGTTATTAAATTTGCAGACGAAGCGGCCGGAAATTCCAACGATTTTGGCTACGGTGTTATTGGCGCCGTGTACTCCTTCGTGGTAGAGCTTCGTGACAACGGCGAACACGGATTCCTTTTGCCGGAAGATCAAATCATTCCCACCGGAGAAGAGACGTACGCTGGAATCAGAGCAGCTTTCAGATACCTCATGAACAAATAAAGTTTGATATGATTCatgaataaaagtgtgattatcacaaaagtaaacaagacATTTAAATTGTTGTTAATTTTTACAGTAATAGTCCTgccattaaaataatgtttttctcTTCGAAACAAACCAGACTTACATGTCGTTTTCCGAGGCTTACAACTTATCAGGGCAATCTTTTCTCAATCTAACCTCAATCGCATTTGTAGAGTTGACATGCGCGTGAGTGGTCATCAGCTTTGCAGCTCATAAACGAGACACAAAACACCATAGAGCTGTCAATTTCATGGCTGCTCAGCGACGTCATTGAAACCCCTCATTCGTCTGCTCTATTTTCGTCTAAAAAGTGTCCTTTCCCTCATGAGTAATGATCGAAAAATGTACTGTTACATCACGTTATGACAAACACGTATAACCTGTAACAAATGTAACCAATGATACGAAAACGATGGACAAAGGTAGGCCCGGAGCTAGGACCACAGAGCAACTGCAGATGTAACTATAGTGTCGCTGTCTCCATACACGAAGCTGACGTGAGAGAGTGAGCAGGTGTCTATCTGATGGTGACGAGCATATGCAGACATTATCGATACGTGATCgattttttcaggtttttgtttgctttcagCCATAATACGCactttcaggcctgactttctggcTGCAGATCTATATGAAAGGATTAACAAATTAAAGTGGTTGGAAGGAATATCTACAGCTGCAATACATCGTATAAGTATAATTTCTTCGTCTTTCTCTAGAATTATCTTGAACAAGCAGCGAAATGTCTGTATTGCTCTACAAATAAATAATGTCTTTGGGAATTTGggcatatttttgtaaaattcattgCGTCGTATTACATCAGATTTTGTACTGTCAACACCGCCAGTAAGAGGTTCAAGTAACAAGGCAGCAAGAGCAGACGGTATGACTGTTCATCACACCCACCAATAAGAACTTCGTCTATTAGCAAGCGGTCGGCCATAAAATCTCTCCTAAAGTTgcaagaagtaaaaaaaaataagatttagTCGATACCAAAAACAAACCACAAGTCACATAACGAACATGTGttaatttattgatttataCACATTATCTACTTGTAAAACATGCTGAACGAAATACAGACGATTTCGATGACAGTCGACAGTCACTTTGTTGTAGCATTTCCTTACACGACTTGACCCTCCAAAATACAATCCAGCATCGCCTTGAGTCCAGCATACGTTTCTTCGCCGCTGGGTATAATCTGATCCTCCGGCAGCAGGAATCCATATTCACCTCTGTCACGCAATTCAACGAGATATGAATGCTTTATGTTAGCCGTACCGTAGCCCCAGTCCAGTGTGAGCCCAGAAGCGGGATCTggtagaaaaaaaatgaaatttaaggTTAGGTAGGTCTCAAGGTTTAGATCTTTCGTCTCCATTTCACTCCATAATTCTCCAATTTTGCCAGAGTTTAATAAGGTTGcaataatatttgtttattgAAGGTTGATAAAGTGAGGTCACGTGGTGCAAAGTGACAGGTCACATGATTCTGTCGAAGAGGTTGCAAAGTACAATATTTTGACAGTGGAATTTATTAGGCGCTTTGATCATCTCCCCATCTTGTGAGATTTTGTAGAGATTTGTTACGTATGTGAATGTGCCGATGTGTTCCTCCTAGTCAATGGATGTGGCGTGAAGAAATGAAGACTGGAGATGACGTAATCACGGGACGTATGGAGACAGGCCTGGGAAGAGATGGACGTTGGTATATGGAAATGTGGCCAGGTTTCTGTGGTAATTGACTATTGTGTGAGACATTCATAAGGTTGAGCAGCTGGATGAAGGAATAGATTAGTAAATTAGGTCGTTCACGCAGGCGCAGATAAAGATGAGCTGAACAGGTGATGAGAAGTGGCTAGTTTTTAGGAACTGGGAGTAAATGGTCAGTGAGAAGGTTTGATTTCAGTCTGGTCGGTTATTGGTTTTAactttagtttgtttgtttgtttgtttgtttgtttgtttgttcgtttggttggttggttggttggttgccTCTTGCCCTGTTTCTCAGGTGTGTATGTTGGTGAACAGAACAACTAATGACTCTGTTGTACTCACCGGCGTTACTGATAATATTTCCGTAAATATAAGGCGTTCCGTGCACTGATTCTATAGCTGATGCGGCACGACCAGCACAGGTATGCTGAAACGGAAAAGCATTTTGTGTAGTCTATGTGTGCAATACAAAAACTTCATTCATTAGCAACTGACAGTTTCCTGTCGAAAATGTTCGGGGAAATGCATTTTCATAAAAGGAGCAAACTACAACTATACCGTGAATGCCAAGTTGAGCAAAACTTTTCTGTCTATTTGCTTTTATCACTTGTTCTGGCAAGTCTTGTCACGTATTTCATGTCCAAGAttcaaattattgtatttttaaaaagtaatggCAGCAGTGGTTGATGCACGCGACTCTTCATAGTATTATTGCGGATGAAAACCTACTAGTTGTGACTCAGACAGTTGAGCGCCGGTTCACTGTCTATGGTTCTGTGGACAAAAGTTTTAGCCTATATGCTGTCCACTATGGTAGTTTGAGAGGCTGCACAGTAGCTGAGCGCAATAGAGCAAGTTTAATCCGATATTAAACTTTGCTGCATTGTGTTCGTCTCAACAACTGTGACAGTTTTAAAAGAAACACATACAAACATCAACAACTTTGGAATAACTTAAATCAGGGATGACAGCCAAACCTAGACTGAATCGCTTAAATGGCAGAGGACATAAATGACCAAGTTAAGAGAGGTTATGGCTTAGTATGAAGTGTCACATGTTCTTTGCTAAAGAGAAAACTGATAAATCTAGTGTCAACTGACTTGAAAAATTACGTCAGATAGCCTACTGTGGCAAGACTTTCGTTAGGTCCCCTTACCTCATTTCACTGTTAGCGAGAAAATTCCATTTGAGACGGCACATCTGTTCAAATCCAACTTTGAAGGAGTGTAAAATTAGGCTCATGACTACtttatggtaaaaaaaatcCACATACAACCTAACTAAGGAGTAGGCCGGGGAAGAATCCCTTTCTGTGCTttttctcaacagaaactaTAATTTTGCTCTATTGGCTGGGTAATTAGTGTTCACAATTCACCTGTTCAGAATAATGCAATGGTTCTTCGATGGAGTAAGCCCACGGTGTAATCCACATCTGACCGTAGCAGTGAAAGTCTATGAAGAGCGAGAATGTTTGTTTTTCCGATGTATCCAGTATGAAATCCGTCACCGATTTCACTTCGATTTCTGAATGTGCGAAAGGTCCACGGTAATTGTTGTCGCAGGGGTCGTCTGAAGCACCTGGCTCTGTCAAATAAAATCCACAAAAAGtcaaccaaaaaacaaaacaaaacaaaacaaaaataaaataagataaaatattGTTATACATATACCATCTTCTGCTACATTTAAAATAGTTCCCTGCAAAAATGATACAACCCAACGGTAAAATTTCACAGGCAATTGCTAATTATCAAGAGTTGGCACACTGTTCTTTTTTGAACTCAAGcgtcataaattttcagacttTACAAATTGGTCACTGCCATTGAAAGTTACAGTGACCGTATCATCTTCCTACCTCCCCACATAAACTCGAAATTCCTGTTGCCGTCAGTACCATAGCATGGACTTCCTTCATTTGGTGATCGAGTTTTCCTCCATAAGCGATTCTGCAAGTGATTTGTATTTACGGTTAATTAAGGTACAACGTCAGTTGTGGGTATTCAAATGCGACGGATAACTTACATACAGAATTTCTGCAAAATATTCTAATTTGACGGATAACTTACACGCAGCATTTCTGCAAATCTTCAAATTTGCCTACTTTCGCCTATTATTTTCGCTACTTTCGCTACATTAACCGCACTTTCACGTCCATACTCTATAGCTACCTTGTATGCAGCCCTTTGCTAAACACTTATTCATAAAATGTTACAATTATTGTTGTTGATCACTGAAATAAAACCCATACCCCTCTGTCGATTTCAGTCGTTCATGTTTGCGAATGATTTTCCAGCTCTCTTAAGTGTCTCATCCAAAAACTAAAGACAAAGTGCCTTTTTTTGACGTAGTCAATAATATAGGTAAGTCAGTGTGATCATTAATGCGCATCTGATCAGGTAAAATGAATGCGATGGTATGGAAGCCACAGCAAGTTATCTAGATATGACAATTATCGTACTAAGAACTTACATCCGTCCAGGTATATTCATAGCCGTCCGGGTTCATCACAGGCAAGATGTAGAAATCATAGGTGTCAAGGTACTTCTGGACATCTGGATCGTGAGAGTAGTCTACCAGTAACTAAACACGTTGAGTAGAAATACTCTATCACTAGTATATCCTTGAATTAATGTTTTAGATAATTTCAAATctatgatttatttatttagctcGTTTATTTCGAAGCGTTGCTCCGCCAGACAACATTGCCTGGAGGGACAAGCTCCTTCTTTTGACACTGGCATTTCATGCAATTGGATGCTTTATTATATAAATTGAATGGATCACTCCTAAGTTTCGATGCACACAATAACAGACTGAAGCAAAATACCTGGTTTGTCATAAACATAACTGTAGCCGGAGAAATCCATTCCCTGGaatgaagggtaccgtgaaacCATATTGCTTCTTTACTTTCGCTTTGTTCCGATCCAACCTGAAATGAAACATTTTGTTTGTACTTTGCAAATTGAATTTGTACATGCCCCACAAGTCAACAGAACATTAAGTcgtgtattttatttttaaaacaaatgtaTATTGGTCTACGGTAAAACCACATGCAAACTCGTCAATTGCTGCTCTGTCTACAAAGTGGGTGGTCAACATTTACGCAACATACACGCATGGGCTTCGTCTACCTTACCCCTTGTAAACGCTTCCTAATTACAGAAGATTATTGTTGTCAATAAAAAGACTTGCTCGAGATGGAGCTATTTAAGGATCGCTCACCGCAACTGTTCGGCGTTTATTTGAGAAACCACCACTGTCCAAAACCGTCTACGTTACTTGAACATTCTCCTTACCTTTAAAGCTCGGAGTTCCCTACCCTCGTACGATAACCCGACTTGAACTTCAGTAGCTAACGATGGATATGTAGCTGCGATGTCCTTTACCCATTGCGCAATCtatttacacattgtaatgagAATAAAACAGGGTAAGGAAAGATAACACtctaccatagacagtggagggcccccctccactgtctatgactCTACTGAAATCATCTATTCTATTGCACAGAGTaagatagacagagtggcaacacttgcatgccttttgttcatggtcgtctcggtagactatcggctttttatattaaaatgagcttcaaaggtgttaaactttttggaggctttgtttgtattgtggttgataattacacgagattatgcgaaaaatacgacgagatggcatcgtactgccagtcgcgtagcaaccatagttactttatGAGCtgtcaggccagaaacactgcttcacgccgatcaaaacataacacgccagcagtttcataaacatgtccttccttgacgcacgtgtaaaagagggtatgactgaccgtaaaccactgagtaaaaccagacagtatcgataaaagattttcaaatttggttcaaacacactcattatatattcatgaaaatgttagaggaatttttaaaacagtaaaactccttttctgaagctcaaaacactcccgttttcgccagcacgtcaattctgctcagcaccacacgacaacaacaacacaaactttgccgaacatactttcgcttaacaattggcgaaaatccgaaaattaccgaaggattcatggtcggcactcttcggaaaagagaggcgagagcaacctgaggcgaggcgaacatggatgggttacgtaaccgctt includes the following:
- the LOC139150167 gene encoding carboxypeptidase B-like, with the protein product MSKLVILLCISLSLTAAEVRYQGYEVLRTDVESNLHLEIMETLREEVELDFWDFPRDLMVSPQQAPEVKQLLEKHDIPYKVWIPDVQEKIDSASTSQASEGFYDSYKTYDEINQWVKDTAAAYSSIAEDFVFSEPSYEGRELRALKISSDTSKDKPVIWIQGGIHAREWISPATVMFITDQLLSDYSTDGEVNNIIDFYEIHVHPLVNPDGYEHSRIQERMWRKTRSPNKSSPCRGTDGNRNFEYEWGGWGSSSSYCSDTFRGATPNSESEVRVITDYLKDLKNSGRDIVIFIDVHSYGQLWLTPYAYTRNYVPSEPDHTEQMNMADAACAATVDVHGKEYTYGPCGRVLYEAAGNSNDFGYGVIGAVYSFVVELRDNGEHGFLLPEDQIIPTGEETYAGIRAAFRYLMNK
- the LOC139150169 gene encoding carboxypeptidase B-like isoform X2, coding for MNVKMLSSPRHCVSLLLAVFVSGCYGYSIRYDGYKVLRVDASNERHLRLMNQLQHDREIAQWVKDIAATYPSLATEVQVGLSYEGRELRALKVGSEQSESKEAIWFHGTLHSREWISPATVMFMTNQLLVDYSHDPDVQKYLDTYDFYILPVMNPDGYEYTWTDNRLWRKTRSPNEGSPCYGTDGNRNFEFMWGEPGASDDPCDNNYRGPFAHSEIEVKSVTDFILDTSEKQTFSLFIDFHCYGQMWITPWAYSIEEPLHYSEQHTCAGRAASAIESVHGTPYIYGNIISNADPASGLTLDWGYGTANIKHSYLVELRDRGEYGFLLPEDQIIPSGEETYAGLKAMLDCILEGQVV
- the LOC139150169 gene encoding carboxypeptidase B-like isoform X1, which encodes MNVKMLSSPRHCVSLLLAVFVSGCYGYSIRYDGYKVLRVDASNERHLRLMNQLQHDRELDFWKFPKDVMVPPEKLAGVVERLDSNGVAYDVMIADVQKLIDSQETQYIEGRHNLDLAGYDFTRYYNLSEIAQWVKDIAATYPSLATEVQVGLSYEGRELRALKVGSEQSESKEAIWFHGTLHSREWISPATVMFMTNQLLVDYSHDPDVQKYLDTYDFYILPVMNPDGYEYTWTDNRLWRKTRSPNEGSPCYGTDGNRNFEFMWGEPGASDDPCDNNYRGPFAHSEIEVKSVTDFILDTSEKQTFSLFIDFHCYGQMWITPWAYSIEEPLHYSEQHTCAGRAASAIESVHGTPYIYGNIISNADPASGLTLDWGYGTANIKHSYLVELRDRGEYGFLLPEDQIIPSGEETYAGLKAMLDCILEGQVV